GTTGTTGTGAAAACGTTCGTTCCAAGCCATGAGAGTGGGGTCGTAGTGCGGACCGATGTTGTGGATATCCTCGATGACCAGAAGCCCTTCCGCAGCCCTGGATATCTGGGCGATGCTCGGGAGCATGCCGTTGGGAAAAATGTACTTTGTGATCCATGGGTCGCACCCCGTACGGCTGACATTGCAGCCTATGGTGTGCAGGAGGAAAACCCCGTCCTCGGCGAGCCTGGAATGCACCAGGCGCGTGAACGTTCGGTAGTTTTTGGATCCGACGTGCTCAAACATGCCCACAGACACGATCTTGTCGAATGTCCCTCGCACGTCCCGATAGTCGGTCTCGACGATCTCAATGGGAAGCCCGGCGCAAAATTCCCGGGAAAAATGTATCTGCTCCCTGGCGATGTTCACCCCGGTCACGTGACAGCCGTACTTCTCGGCCATGTATCTGGCCAGGCCGCCCCACCCGCAGCCGATGTCCAGAACCCTGTCTTCTTCGCCGAGGTCGAGCTTGCGGCAAATGAGATCCAGTTTCCTGAGCTGGGCCACGTCCAGTTCCCTGGTTTCCTTGAATAGGGCACAACTGTATTGAAGATAGGGGTCGAGAAAAGCCGTAAAAAGATCGTTGCCCAAATTGTAGTGCCGATGGGCCACCTCGCGGCACCCGCGGCGGGTCTGGAAATTGAGCAGGGCCGACGACAGGGCCAGGAAAAGCAGCTTGAGATGGCGCTTGAGTTCGCGGTCGAGTCCGGCGGAGAGCACCTTGTGGAAAAAGGCGTCCAGTCGCGGACAATCCCACCACCCCTCCACATAGGCCTCGCCAAGTCCGAGGTTCTGTTCCCGCAAGATCCGGTCGTAGAGCCTGTCGTCGTGGACCTGAATATCCCAGGGTTTCCGGCCCCCGAGGCCTATCCCCGCCTGCTCAAGCAAAGCCTCGATGACTTTCTTCGATGCCGATGACATATCCACCCCCTGAACTGCGTTGGAGCCGCCCCCTTCAGACCTGCCGGTTTCCAAAGGCCGCCGCCCTGAAAACGACATCTGGCCGGCCTGATGGTGGGTGAAGAAATGTCATTGATACTCCTTGAAAAACGCGATGTAAATCCGGAGTGGAAAAAACTCGACTGTGGCCGGCAGTGAAGATGACACGGCCTTTTGCGCCGCGGTGAACCAATTCCAAAAGAAGCTCACCGATTCAGTTTGACACCCGACCCGAGGCGCAGGTAGCCCCGCATGGCGACAACGTCGAGCCTCGAAACAGGGAGACTACATGTCCTCGACAAGCATAGAGATCCGAGCCGCTCTGCAGTCATGGTACCGGGCCTTCAAACGTTCCCTGCCTTGGCG
This window of the Deltaproteobacteria bacterium genome carries:
- a CDS encoding cyclopropane fatty acyl phospholipid synthase, whose amino-acid sequence is MSSASKKVIEALLEQAGIGLGGRKPWDIQVHDDRLYDRILREQNLGLGEAYVEGWWDCPRLDAFFHKVLSAGLDRELKRHLKLLFLALSSALLNFQTRRGCREVAHRHYNLGNDLFTAFLDPYLQYSCALFKETRELDVAQLRKLDLICRKLDLGEEDRVLDIGCGWGGLARYMAEKYGCHVTGVNIAREQIHFSREFCAGLPIEIVETDYRDVRGTFDKIVSVGMFEHVGSKNYRTFTRLVHSRLAEDGVFLLHTIGCNVSRTGCDPWITKYIFPNGMLPSIAQISRAAEGLLVIEDIHNIGPHYDPTLMAWNERFHNNWDAIRGRYGETFRRMWSYYLQSCAGAFRARDIQVWQIVMTKTGRNQPPCR